Proteins from a genomic interval of Treponema brennaborense DSM 12168:
- a CDS encoding extracellular solute-binding protein → MKKVLTAVLTVCLLASSFVFAGGGKDTAAANGTKSGSGSTPGWQANKDTPVKLDWYVNFSWFARHWGDSQVSKYITEKTGVDVNFIVPAGNETEKLNAMIAGDALPDIITLGWYEGQVAMMIDAGLVLPLDELAQKYDPYFFKVADANKLGWYRQNDGHVYGYPNASYTPADYEKYAGKLTSNETFLVRKDMYEAIGSPDMSTPEGFLGALRAAKAKFPTVNGQSLIPFGTNEFNDLGCDRLRDALPHFLALLPEKDGKFYDPQLGPTDPEYVRWLKTFRKAHEEGLIPTDIFVDKRSQIEEKAAQGRYFCMLYYNWDMQAAQNALYEKDPNSIYIAVNPPRNSRGDEPTLGGAGIAGWTVTLISKNCKDPARAMQFMTYLISEEGQMDTNFGIKDVTYSIGADGIPALLPAVQKLDQNDKNRQETEIGVQYTYWMLMDTAWQQQWGITYAPSLEQPQLWTRPYVHSFAVYDNLMLPAGSDEALIFEEIQRRWGKVLPALLRAPSDAEFDKIWSDFAKFKKDKGIDKVVEAQTKMMNANKEKLGMK, encoded by the coding sequence ATGAAGAAAGTTTTAACCGCAGTGCTGACGGTTTGCCTTTTGGCATCGTCATTCGTGTTTGCCGGCGGAGGTAAAGATACCGCGGCGGCGAACGGGACGAAATCCGGTTCAGGGAGTACTCCCGGCTGGCAGGCAAACAAGGATACGCCTGTCAAATTAGACTGGTACGTCAATTTCAGTTGGTTTGCGCGCCATTGGGGCGATTCGCAGGTTTCCAAATACATTACCGAAAAAACCGGAGTCGACGTTAATTTTATCGTTCCGGCGGGTAATGAAACGGAAAAACTGAACGCCATGATCGCCGGCGACGCGCTGCCCGACATCATTACGCTGGGCTGGTACGAAGGTCAGGTGGCCATGATGATCGACGCAGGATTGGTTTTGCCGCTTGACGAATTGGCGCAGAAATACGATCCGTATTTTTTCAAAGTTGCCGACGCGAACAAACTCGGTTGGTACCGGCAGAACGACGGCCATGTGTACGGATATCCGAACGCTTCATATACGCCTGCCGATTATGAAAAATATGCCGGTAAACTGACGTCGAACGAAACGTTTTTGGTGCGCAAGGATATGTACGAAGCTATCGGCAGCCCCGATATGTCTACGCCGGAAGGTTTTCTCGGTGCATTGCGCGCTGCGAAAGCGAAATTTCCCACGGTTAACGGGCAGTCGCTCATTCCGTTCGGAACCAACGAATTCAACGATTTGGGCTGCGACCGCCTGCGCGACGCGCTGCCGCATTTTCTTGCTTTGCTGCCCGAAAAAGACGGCAAATTCTACGATCCTCAGCTCGGTCCGACGGATCCCGAATACGTACGCTGGCTTAAAACGTTCCGCAAAGCTCATGAAGAAGGGCTGATTCCGACGGACATTTTTGTTGACAAACGTTCCCAGATTGAAGAAAAAGCCGCGCAGGGCCGCTATTTCTGTATGCTGTATTACAATTGGGACATGCAGGCTGCACAGAACGCACTGTATGAAAAAGATCCGAACAGTATTTATATTGCGGTAAATCCTCCGCGTAATTCCCGTGGAGACGAACCGACGCTCGGCGGCGCGGGTATCGCCGGATGGACCGTTACGCTGATTTCAAAAAATTGCAAAGATCCCGCCCGGGCAATGCAGTTCATGACGTATCTGATCAGTGAAGAAGGTCAGATGGATACGAACTTCGGCATAAAAGACGTTACGTATTCGATAGGTGCGGACGGTATTCCTGCACTGCTTCCCGCCGTACAGAAACTCGATCAGAATGACAAAAACAGACAGGAAACGGAGATCGGCGTTCAGTATACGTACTGGATGCTGATGGACACCGCCTGGCAGCAGCAGTGGGGCATCACGTATGCGCCGTCGCTGGAACAGCCGCAGCTGTGGACCCGTCCGTACGTACATTCCTTTGCCGTTTACGATAATCTGATGCTCCCTGCCGGCAGCGACGAAGCGCTCATATTTGAAGAAATTCAGCGGCGCTGGGGAAAAGTTCTTCCCGCCTTGCTGCGCGCGCCGTCGGACGCTGAATTTGACAAAATCTGGAGCGATTTTGCAAAATTCAAAAAAGATAAAGGTATCGACAAGGTTGTTGAAGCTCAAACGAAAATGATGAATGCCAACAAAGAAAAATTGGGTATGAAGTAA
- a CDS encoding ABC transporter permease yields the protein MKQKTEKSAPVLLNKKTFRRRLREEKYLQFMALCGVAWMLVFNYAPMYGILIAFKKNYRITVPLFSGQFLQSEWAASGGFQHFINFFKDEEFSSVMTNTLGISLLKLCINFPLPIVFALMLNEVRNQRFKKAIQTISYLPHFLSWVVLGGILTTWMGETGLFNELLIKCGIIEKGVTYLAYPQYFWAITVISDLWKELGWSAIIYLAAISGIDQEMYEAARVDGAGRFRQIFSITLPSISGTIALLFILAVGGLLNSNFDQIFVLWNPLNSERSNVIDIYTYNTAMRSMRYSYAAAIGLFKSVAAFLLLLVANRVTKKLNDTSLF from the coding sequence ATGAAACAGAAAACCGAAAAATCGGCTCCGGTTCTTTTAAATAAGAAAACGTTCCGGCGCCGGCTGCGTGAAGAAAAATATTTACAGTTTATGGCTTTGTGCGGCGTTGCCTGGATGCTCGTGTTCAATTACGCGCCGATGTACGGAATCCTTATTGCGTTCAAAAAAAATTACCGTATAACCGTGCCCTTGTTCAGCGGGCAGTTTCTTCAATCCGAATGGGCTGCCTCCGGCGGATTCCAGCATTTTATCAATTTTTTCAAGGATGAAGAATTTTCGTCGGTTATGACGAATACGCTGGGAATCAGTCTTTTGAAACTCTGCATCAATTTTCCGCTTCCCATCGTGTTTGCGCTGATGCTGAACGAAGTGCGCAATCAGCGTTTTAAAAAAGCGATACAGACCATTTCGTATCTGCCGCATTTTCTTTCATGGGTCGTCTTGGGAGGAATCCTGACGACTTGGATGGGAGAAACGGGGCTGTTCAACGAACTGCTCATCAAATGCGGTATTATAGAAAAAGGCGTTACGTATCTTGCGTATCCCCAATATTTTTGGGCGATCACCGTTATTTCCGATTTATGGAAAGAGCTCGGTTGGTCGGCGATCATCTATCTTGCGGCGATTTCCGGTATCGATCAGGAAATGTACGAAGCCGCGCGCGTTGACGGAGCGGGACGGTTCCGCCAAATATTTTCAATAACGCTGCCTTCAATCAGCGGCACGATTGCGCTGCTGTTCATTCTTGCCGTGGGCGGTTTGCTCAATTCGAATTTCGATCAGATATTCGTATTATGGAACCCGCTCAATTCGGAGCGCAGCAACGTGATCGATATTTATACGTACAACACGGCCATGCGGAGTATGCGGTATTCGTACGCGGCGGCTATCGGTCTGTTCAAATCGGTTGCAGCGTTCCTTTTACTGCTCGTTGCGAATCGCGTTACGAAAAAATTGAACGATACGTCGCTGTTTTAG
- a CDS encoding glycoside hydrolase family 30 protein yields MNITRIFETAKDSRQRLAELPGESRLITDPKINPCIITVKPEARFQTVTGFGGAITESAGYVVSKLPPHVRQEAVDACFSARNGNNYTYARTHLNSCDFSLENWACVPQKDETLDSFSMERTDRYVTPLLKAAKIAANTSNDPDDANGAAGTKADRFRLMVTPWSPPAWMKDNDCMNGGGHLKPEYRRLWAQYFVRFLSELQKRGLRTGIVSIQNEPAAVQRWDSCIWSAEEEAEFAVRYLGPALRQSGFADTDILVWDHNRDLLWDRFAASMAVPGAADYIAGAAYHWYSGDQYDNVRKIAERFPDKQIVFSEGCIEGGPRDGAWFSGERYAHNIINDLSNGCTAWIDWNIVLDMNGGPNHAGNYCDAPILADIAAGTLHYQSSYYYIGHFSRFIRPGAVRLGAETTPYMVPAAVDGKLGNTIENCAFLNPDGSIVFIICNRTEADLPYELKIDGTADSARTLRCPPRAIQTLIIRR; encoded by the coding sequence ATGAACATAACACGCATATTTGAAACGGCAAAAGATTCCCGGCAGCGCCTTGCGGAGCTGCCCGGCGAATCGCGGCTGATTACGGACCCGAAAATCAATCCGTGTATCATAACGGTAAAACCGGAAGCCCGATTCCAAACGGTAACGGGTTTCGGCGGCGCAATCACGGAATCCGCGGGATACGTCGTATCGAAACTTCCGCCGCACGTACGGCAGGAAGCGGTCGACGCCTGTTTCAGCGCGCGGAACGGCAACAATTACACGTATGCCCGGACGCACCTGAATTCCTGTGATTTCTCGCTCGAAAACTGGGCGTGCGTCCCTCAAAAGGATGAAACGCTTGATTCTTTTTCCATGGAGCGGACGGATCGGTACGTTACGCCGCTGCTGAAAGCGGCGAAGATCGCCGCAAATACCTCGAATGACCCGGACGACGCAAACGGTGCCGCCGGGACGAAAGCGGATCGGTTCCGGCTCATGGTAACGCCTTGGTCGCCGCCGGCCTGGATGAAAGACAACGACTGTATGAACGGCGGCGGACATCTGAAGCCCGAATACCGCCGGCTGTGGGCGCAGTATTTCGTACGGTTTCTCTCCGAACTGCAAAAACGCGGCCTGCGCACCGGCATCGTCAGCATTCAGAACGAACCGGCGGCCGTACAGCGCTGGGATTCGTGCATTTGGTCGGCAGAAGAAGAAGCGGAATTCGCCGTCCGATATCTGGGACCCGCGCTGCGGCAATCGGGATTTGCCGATACGGATATTTTGGTATGGGATCACAATCGGGATCTGCTGTGGGACCGATTCGCCGCGTCGATGGCGGTGCCCGGCGCCGCCGATTATATCGCGGGAGCCGCGTACCATTGGTACTCGGGAGACCAATACGACAACGTCCGGAAAATTGCCGAACGCTTTCCGGACAAACAAATCGTTTTTTCCGAAGGCTGCATAGAAGGCGGCCCCCGCGACGGCGCTTGGTTTTCCGGAGAGCGATATGCGCATAATATCATCAACGATCTCAGCAACGGCTGCACGGCGTGGATAGACTGGAACATCGTTCTCGATATGAACGGCGGCCCGAATCACGCGGGAAATTACTGCGACGCACCGATTCTTGCCGATATCGCCGCCGGAACGCTGCATTATCAAAGTTCTTATTATTATATAGGGCATTTCAGCCGATTTATCCGTCCGGGCGCAGTCCGTCTCGGCGCGGAAACGACTCCGTACATGGTGCCGGCCGCCGTCGACGGAAAGCTGGGAAACACGATAGAAAACTGCGCGTTTCTGAATCCCGACGGCTCAATCGTGTTCATCATCTGCAACAGAACGGAAGCGGATCTGCCGTACGAACTGAAAATAGATGGTACGGCGGATTCCGCCCGGACGCTCCGCTGTCCGCCCCGCGCGATTCAGACGCTGATTATCCGCCGGTAA
- a CDS encoding B12-binding domain-containing radical SAM protein — MSKTVVVCTVLAETSPQALPLGAACIASAVNAAFKDCGESRRVRAELVSASLEDNLSPETLASRLTEKHPAAVCFSVYVWNRRLLERTAALVKERAPHVPIVAGGPEVTANPESFNIGYGSGRSPSRAPMSAASAPLLSAALPAGEPGTLSPRNAPLPVFDYLVTGEGEDAVPALLAELFAADDAAAATDTRHAPAQHAAAQPSVLHGTRTAPERLSSPYLDGTLDPARYDGGALWELARGCPFKCSYCYESKGEKTVVHFPTERIRAELDLFVQKKVRQVFVLDPTYNADKKRALDMLAYIRRTAPDIFFHFECRAEFLDAALAQAFASIPCSLQIGLQSAHEHVLALVHRGFNKKDFIKKIGLLNKSGAVFGFDLIYGLPGDSLSGFRESIDFAVSLYPNSLEIFRLSVLPGTDLYDRRSELGLNAQERAPYLIRSLPTFPEDALNQAESLGKAASLFYSAGRAVSWFHSVTAPLHCKPSAFFTRFAAWLDRPPAAPTPPGTQSAARPQTAPVTLAAAPRNDAHAECAHAQTERLQVGFITAEYEAAKQTRLLAAATDLIRLNGALSRAYAEGESSELTLSYHPDDVLSPYAQDLFFFCKNARRSPCRVRVGPNGNGPQWKIIG, encoded by the coding sequence ATGAGCAAAACCGTCGTCGTCTGTACCGTTCTGGCGGAAACCTCACCCCAAGCGCTCCCGCTCGGAGCCGCCTGCATCGCTTCGGCCGTAAACGCCGCGTTCAAAGACTGCGGCGAATCCCGACGCGTCCGGGCGGAACTCGTTTCAGCCTCGCTTGAAGACAATCTTTCACCCGAAACGCTCGCTTCCCGCCTGACGGAAAAACACCCCGCAGCCGTATGCTTTTCCGTATACGTGTGGAACCGCCGCCTGCTTGAACGAACCGCCGCCCTCGTCAAAGAACGCGCACCGCACGTCCCGATCGTCGCCGGCGGCCCCGAAGTTACCGCGAACCCCGAAAGCTTCAATATCGGTTACGGGAGCGGGAGGAGCCCCTCCCGCGCTCCAATGAGCGCCGCATCCGCGCCGCTCCTTTCCGCTGCCCTCCCTGCGGGGGAACCCGGCACGCTCAGCCCCCGCAACGCCCCCCTGCCCGTATTCGATTACCTCGTTACCGGAGAGGGCGAAGACGCCGTTCCCGCGCTGCTTGCCGAACTGTTCGCCGCAGACGACGCAGCGGCGGCAACCGATACGCGGCACGCACCGGCTCAGCACGCAGCGGCACAACCGTCCGTTCTGCACGGCACTCGCACCGCGCCCGAACGCCTTTCGTCGCCCTATCTGGACGGCACGCTCGACCCGGCGCGCTACGACGGCGGCGCTTTGTGGGAACTGGCGCGCGGCTGCCCGTTCAAATGCTCGTACTGTTACGAATCAAAAGGTGAAAAAACCGTCGTTCATTTTCCGACGGAACGTATCCGTGCGGAGCTTGATCTGTTCGTTCAAAAAAAAGTGCGCCAAGTATTCGTTCTCGATCCCACTTACAACGCGGACAAAAAACGCGCGCTCGACATGCTGGCTTACATCAGGCGAACTGCGCCGGACATCTTTTTTCATTTTGAATGCCGCGCCGAATTTCTGGACGCGGCTTTGGCACAGGCGTTCGCTTCGATTCCCTGCTCGCTCCAAATCGGACTGCAAAGCGCGCACGAACACGTGCTCGCCCTCGTTCACCGCGGCTTCAATAAAAAAGATTTTATAAAAAAGATCGGGCTGCTCAATAAAAGCGGCGCCGTGTTCGGCTTCGACTTGATATACGGGCTGCCCGGCGACTCGCTTTCCGGCTTCCGCGAAAGCATCGATTTTGCCGTAAGCCTGTATCCGAACAGCCTTGAAATATTCCGCCTGTCCGTACTGCCGGGCACCGACTTGTACGACCGCCGCAGCGAACTCGGTTTGAACGCTCAAGAGCGCGCGCCGTACCTTATCCGCTCGCTGCCGACATTCCCGGAAGACGCGCTCAATCAGGCCGAATCCTTGGGCAAAGCGGCGTCCCTGTTTTATTCGGCGGGCCGCGCCGTCAGCTGGTTTCATAGCGTAACCGCGCCGCTGCACTGCAAACCGTCGGCGTTTTTCACCCGATTCGCCGCCTGGCTGGATCGCCCGCCGGCCGCACCTACGCCGCCGGGAACGCAAAGCGCGGCGCGGCCGCAAACCGCGCCGGTAACCCTAGCCGCGGCGCCGCGGAACGATGCGCACGCCGAATGCGCCCACGCGCAGACGGAACGGCTGCAAGTCGGTTTTATCACGGCCGAATACGAAGCGGCAAAACAAACCCGCCTGCTCGCCGCTGCAACCGACCTCATCCGGCTCAACGGCGCGCTTTCGCGTGCGTACGCGGAAGGCGAATCGTCGGAACTGACGCTTTCGTATCACCCCGACGACGTTCTCAGCCCGTACGCGCAGGACTTGTTTTTTTTCTGCAAAAACGCGCGACGCAGCCCCTGCCGCGTCCGCGTCGGTCCGAACGGAAACGGACCGCAGTGGAAAATCATCGGCTGA
- a CDS encoding omptin family outer membrane protease: MKFSAARFLQHMPVVSAVFCAALLPAAPGTVWADSGTAFAPVSAAVSVPPVSVSFETGISLLAGTVREYVERNGNTVSRLDWRMSGVPVLSAAGTASVWGAELSAGFSAAIPVKSGVMEDFDFLLAQTSAASHYSRHDLYTDRFADISVSAGWRARFGRFSVRPALGFRYRSVKWTAKDGYSQYPASGAWTGTEEKKAFSGSVISYGQVLRLPYFALEASFEARREVGFSVNAAWYPYVIADALDTHFLRSTRFFDSMRGGFGVAAGGTMRLFNVRITLTYEYMSVRSGASASSSTDFFYPVPSRGVTPGYDSSLWRAAISYRWQRRVPAVSR; encoded by the coding sequence ATGAAGTTCAGTGCAGCGCGTTTTTTGCAGCATATGCCCGTTGTCTCCGCCGTTTTCTGCGCGGCGCTGCTGCCGGCGGCGCCCGGTACGGTTTGGGCCGATTCGGGAACGGCTTTTGCGCCGGTATCGGCGGCCGTTTCCGTTCCGCCCGTTTCGGTTTCATTCGAGACGGGAATTTCCCTTTTGGCCGGCACGGTGCGCGAATACGTTGAACGAAACGGTAACACGGTGAGCCGGCTCGATTGGCGGATGTCGGGCGTTCCCGTACTGAGTGCGGCCGGAACGGCTTCGGTTTGGGGTGCGGAACTTTCGGCCGGATTTTCGGCGGCGATTCCCGTAAAAAGCGGCGTAATGGAAGACTTCGATTTTCTGCTTGCGCAGACATCCGCTGCGTCCCATTATTCCCGGCACGATCTGTATACGGACCGCTTTGCGGATATTTCGGTAAGCGCCGGGTGGCGTGCGCGATTCGGGCGGTTTTCCGTGAGGCCGGCGCTGGGCTTTCGGTATCGCAGCGTAAAGTGGACGGCGAAAGACGGCTACAGTCAGTATCCGGCGAGCGGCGCCTGGACGGGAACTGAAGAGAAAAAAGCGTTTTCCGGCAGCGTCATCAGTTACGGGCAGGTGCTGCGGCTGCCGTATTTTGCGCTTGAAGCGTCGTTCGAGGCGCGGCGCGAAGTCGGCTTCAGCGTGAACGCCGCCTGGTATCCGTACGTAATCGCCGACGCGCTGGACACGCATTTTTTACGGAGCACGCGGTTTTTCGACTCCATGCGCGGCGGCTTCGGCGTGGCTGCGGGCGGCACGATGCGTCTTTTCAACGTACGGATTACGCTGACGTACGAATATATGTCGGTAAGAAGCGGCGCGAGCGCTTCAAGCAGTACGGATTTTTTTTATCCGGTGCCGAGCCGCGGCGTGACGCCCGGATACGACAGTTCGCTGTGGCGCGCGGCGATTTCATACCGATGGCAGCGCCGTGTGCCGGCCGTCAGCCGATGA
- a CDS encoding carbohydrate ABC transporter permease, which yields MNTERLMEKKRARKLESNIIGDKILVAAMAVLCFIILYPVWYTVIISFNDSSDALRGGIYWFPRKFSLESYKTVFMDKSIAQAFTVTILRTVIGTVSSVFFTAMVGYAFSKKHIMGNKIYTVLGTITMFFGGGLIPYFILIKNIGLYDSFWVYIVPGLFNFYNMIIFMSFFRELPAGLEESAKLDGANDLVVFIRIVIPLSMPVIATIALFNGVAHWNDYFTGVMYTNRAELQPIQTFLYRIVASASASKAVVSMPAGVTAQQVSSQSVRLATMVVTTAPIICVYPFMQKYFVKGMMIGSIKG from the coding sequence ATGAATACCGAGAGACTTATGGAAAAAAAACGCGCGCGGAAATTGGAGAGTAATATAATCGGGGATAAAATTCTTGTGGCGGCGATGGCTGTTTTGTGTTTTATCATATTGTATCCGGTGTGGTATACGGTTATCATTTCGTTCAACGATTCTTCGGACGCGCTGCGCGGCGGTATTTACTGGTTTCCGCGTAAGTTTTCACTTGAAAGCTACAAAACGGTTTTTATGGATAAATCCATCGCCCAGGCGTTTACCGTAACGATTCTGCGCACCGTTATCGGAACGGTGTCGAGCGTCTTTTTTACCGCAATGGTCGGTTATGCTTTTTCAAAGAAGCACATTATGGGCAATAAAATATATACCGTTTTGGGAACGATTACGATGTTTTTCGGCGGCGGTCTTATTCCTTATTTTATTCTTATCAAAAACATCGGTTTATACGATAGTTTTTGGGTGTACATTGTTCCCGGTCTTTTCAATTTCTATAATATGATTATTTTCATGTCGTTTTTCAGGGAGCTTCCGGCGGGGCTTGAAGAGTCCGCCAAACTCGACGGTGCGAACGATTTGGTCGTGTTCATAAGAATAGTCATTCCGCTTTCAATGCCGGTGATCGCAACGATTGCGCTGTTCAACGGCGTGGCGCATTGGAACGATTATTTTACGGGAGTCATGTATACGAATCGGGCGGAATTGCAGCCGATACAGACGTTTTTGTACCGCATCGTTGCAAGCGCCAGTGCGTCTAAAGCGGTCGTGTCCATGCCGGCCGGCGTTACCGCACAGCAAGTCAGTTCGCAGTCGGTCAGGCTTGCGACTATGGTCGTAACGACGGCCCCGATTATCTGCGTGTATCCTTTTATGCAAAAATATTTCGTAAAAGGTATGATGATCGGTTCCATAAAGGGTTAA
- a CDS encoding YgiQ family radical SAM protein, whose translation MKISQSEANAHPALSSARKKTGAHPTAAAAAAHLAARPAPPQSAAASAQSAAAFAASAQSAPAVPRSRFLPVSRADMDERGIVELDFVFVSGDAYVDHSSFAAAILGRLLEKNGYTVGIIAQPDWKSAEPFKKLGRPRLAFLVSAGAMDSMVSNYTANNKPRSSDAYAHGGEAGHRPDRALIAYTAKIREAYKGVPVIIGGIEASLRRTAHYDCWSNTVRRSILLDTKADLLIYGMGERPILEIAERLARGETASLIRGVRGTCWRTGRRTELPAVSADANGKISAPVELPPFAEVSAPTAEGKAAFARSFTLQEANTDAVSGKILIEQSENRYVVQEPPAFPLTQEAFDAVMELPFTRRWHPDYDLPAANGKTGVPALAEVQFSLVSCRGCFGACSFCAITFHQGKRIQSRSHDSLEKEARALTALPGFKGYIHDVGGPTANFRQDACAKQEKSGACTNRECLGTDPCPNLRVDHRDYVTLLRRLRALPGVKKVFIRSGIRFDYLLLDGDKTFFRELCEHHVSGQLKVAPEHVSNRVLNLMRKSTHEVYERFSCEYAALNRKLGKKQYLVPYYIAGHPGAELSDAVETALYLKKTGFVPEQVQDFYPTPGSLATCMYYTALDPRTMQPIHVAAGARERRLQRALLQFNKPENRALVKEALLEAGRADLIGVLQ comes from the coding sequence ATGAAAATCTCTCAGTCCGAAGCGAACGCGCACCCGGCACTCTCCTCCGCGCGCAAAAAAACGGGCGCACATCCGACCGCAGCTGCCGCAGCGGCACATCTCGCCGCACGACCCGCGCCGCCGCAATCGGCCGCCGCATCCGCGCAATCGGCCGCAGCATTTGCCGCATCCGCGCAATCCGCACCGGCCGTACCGCGCAGCCGGTTTCTGCCCGTAAGCCGCGCGGACATGGACGAACGCGGAATCGTGGAACTCGACTTCGTGTTCGTCTCCGGCGACGCGTACGTAGACCATTCATCATTCGCCGCGGCTATCCTCGGCCGGCTGCTTGAAAAAAACGGCTACACGGTGGGTATTATCGCCCAGCCCGACTGGAAATCGGCCGAACCGTTCAAAAAACTCGGCAGACCGCGCCTTGCGTTTTTGGTAAGCGCCGGCGCGATGGATTCGATGGTCTCAAACTACACGGCGAACAACAAACCGCGTTCGTCCGACGCGTACGCGCACGGCGGAGAAGCCGGACACCGCCCGGACCGGGCGCTCATCGCGTACACGGCCAAAATCCGCGAAGCGTATAAAGGCGTACCCGTAATTATCGGCGGCATAGAAGCCAGCCTGCGCCGTACCGCGCACTACGACTGCTGGTCGAACACGGTGCGCCGCTCGATCCTGCTCGACACTAAAGCCGATCTGCTCATTTACGGCATGGGAGAACGGCCGATTCTCGAAATCGCCGAACGCCTTGCACGCGGAGAAACGGCGTCCCTTATCCGCGGCGTTCGCGGCACCTGCTGGCGCACCGGACGCCGAACCGAACTGCCGGCCGTTTCCGCCGACGCGAACGGAAAAATCTCCGCTCCCGTCGAACTGCCCCCGTTCGCCGAAGTTTCGGCACCTACCGCCGAAGGCAAAGCCGCGTTCGCGCGTTCCTTTACGCTGCAAGAAGCGAACACCGACGCCGTTTCGGGAAAAATCCTCATCGAACAAAGCGAAAACCGCTACGTCGTTCAGGAACCGCCCGCGTTCCCGCTCACGCAGGAAGCGTTCGACGCCGTCATGGAACTGCCGTTCACCCGCCGCTGGCATCCCGATTACGACCTTCCCGCCGCCAACGGCAAAACCGGCGTCCCCGCCCTTGCGGAAGTACAGTTTTCACTCGTCAGCTGCCGCGGCTGCTTCGGCGCCTGCTCGTTCTGCGCCATCACCTTCCATCAGGGAAAACGCATCCAATCGCGCAGCCACGACTCGCTCGAAAAAGAAGCCCGCGCGCTCACCGCGTTGCCCGGCTTCAAAGGCTACATCCACGACGTCGGCGGCCCGACCGCCAACTTCCGGCAGGACGCGTGCGCCAAACAGGAAAAAAGCGGCGCGTGCACGAACCGCGAATGCCTCGGAACGGACCCCTGCCCCAATCTGAGAGTCGATCACCGCGACTACGTTACCCTCTTGCGCCGCCTGCGCGCGCTGCCCGGCGTCAAAAAAGTCTTCATCAGGAGCGGCATCCGCTTCGACTACCTGCTGCTGGACGGCGATAAAACCTTTTTCCGCGAATTGTGCGAACATCACGTTTCCGGCCAGCTCAAAGTTGCCCCCGAACACGTCAGCAACCGCGTGCTGAACCTCATGCGCAAAAGCACGCACGAAGTCTACGAACGGTTCTCCTGCGAATACGCCGCGCTGAACCGGAAACTCGGCAAAAAACAGTACCTCGTACCCTACTATATCGCCGGACACCCCGGAGCGGAACTGTCGGACGCCGTAGAAACGGCGCTGTACCTCAAAAAAACCGGCTTCGTCCCCGAGCAAGTACAGGATTTTTACCCCACTCCCGGCAGCCTCGCCACCTGCATGTATTACACCGCGCTCGACCCGCGCACCATGCAGCCCATTCACGTTGCCGCCGGCGCACGGGAACGCCGTCTGCAGCGCGCGCTGCTTCAGTTCAACAAACCGGAAAACCGCGCCCTCGTCAAAGAAGCGCTGCTTGAAGCCGGCAGGGCGGACCTTATCGGAGTCCTGCAATGA